A single Pararhizobium sp. A13 DNA region contains:
- a CDS encoding DUF932 domain-containing protein, which produces MNNLVQHSRPVSTGFKVDVSRGERIGRVSSEWFSRPDDERYLSLGELYDTVKSRADRAHARMVETSAVRVEASRDNAQRLTLIVPGQSGPIAPTHWSFGQLCSLIGAPSTYMRQLPAPLAGINLQHGLLNHRAELVKTLETDDGRVELRAVTGPDYGRIWDHELVSAVMKIAGNGTGDTIWKVPGVLDWATMTHNPFVDITKDTTTLYASDRDVFLFLVDDTHPIEAGRLPNGDPDLYFRGFYAWNSEVGSKTLGIASFYLRAVCANRNLWGTENFEEINIRHSKFAGQRFAHEAAPALTRFANSSPAPFVAGIKAARERIVARNDEDRDAFLRRRGFTKGETGKIIDTVLSEEGRPPESIFDFVQGITALARDKTHQDTRLELEGKAKKLLEQAA; this is translated from the coding sequence ATGAATAATCTTGTTCAGCATTCCCGCCCGGTTTCCACCGGCTTCAAGGTCGACGTCTCGCGCGGCGAGCGCATCGGCCGCGTCTCGTCCGAATGGTTCTCCCGCCCGGACGACGAACGCTACCTGTCGCTTGGCGAACTCTATGATACCGTCAAATCGCGCGCCGACCGCGCTCATGCCCGGATGGTCGAAACCAGCGCTGTCAGGGTTGAAGCCAGCCGCGACAATGCCCAGCGCCTGACGCTGATCGTTCCCGGTCAATCCGGGCCGATCGCACCGACCCACTGGAGTTTTGGCCAGCTCTGCAGCCTGATTGGCGCTCCGTCAACCTATATGCGTCAGCTGCCGGCACCGCTTGCCGGCATCAATCTGCAGCATGGATTGCTGAACCATCGCGCCGAACTGGTGAAGACACTGGAAACCGACGACGGTCGCGTCGAGCTTCGCGCGGTGACCGGGCCGGATTACGGCCGCATCTGGGATCACGAGCTGGTCTCGGCCGTGATGAAGATCGCGGGCAACGGAACCGGCGACACGATCTGGAAGGTCCCGGGCGTCCTCGATTGGGCGACGATGACCCACAATCCCTTCGTCGACATCACCAAGGACACGACAACGCTCTACGCCAGCGATCGTGACGTGTTCCTGTTCCTCGTGGACGACACGCATCCGATCGAGGCCGGTCGCCTGCCGAACGGCGATCCCGATCTCTACTTCCGCGGCTTCTATGCCTGGAACAGCGAGGTGGGGTCAAAGACGCTCGGCATAGCGTCGTTTTACCTTCGCGCCGTTTGCGCCAACCGCAACCTGTGGGGCACGGAGAATTTCGAAGAGATCAATATCCGCCATTCGAAGTTCGCCGGGCAACGCTTCGCCCATGAGGCGGCGCCAGCGCTGACGCGTTTCGCCAACTCCTCGCCTGCTCCATTCGTCGCCGGCATCAAGGCTGCCCGTGAACGGATCGTCGCCCGCAACGATGAGGATCGGGACGCATTCCTGCGGCGCCGTGGATTCACCAAGGGCGAAACCGGCAAAATCATCGACACCGTTCTCTCGGAGGAGGGGCGTCCTCCAGAGAGCATTTTCGATTTCGTGCAGGGGATCACCGCGCTCGCGCGCGACAAGACCCATCAGGACACTCGTCTCGAGTTGGAAGGCAAGGCCAAGAAGCTCCTCGAACAGGCAGCCTGA
- a CDS encoding ParB/RepB/Spo0J family partition protein, whose protein sequence is MAQAIQKITLSAARDIPFNKLVLSQQNVRKIKAGVSIKDLAEDIARRGLLSSLSVRPERDGGGKETGIYRIPAGGRRYRALELLVSQKRLGKTAGVPCIVSTSETLEVEDSLAENVNRVQLHPLDQFHAFQTLREQGLDEEEIAARFFISAATVKQRLRLASVSPRLLDLYASDEMSLEQIMAFSITNDHAKQEQVWDTVSRSHVKEAYYIRRLLTETAVRASDRRAVYVGVDVYEAAGGVVMRDLFEQDQGGWLQDPATLEQLVFDKLKTDAEALKSDEGWKWVEAALDFPYGHTSGLRRFYGEQAEVSAEEISRYDELRAEYDKLDAAYAQVEDHSEETEKRLEELGTELDGLNDRPYVFNPQDVARGGVFISLSANGELKIERGFVRPEDEPTVEADDRRAGSYEDDTHEQVASAASSTDGMSVNGKAVSSDQSEEEDDTTRPLPDRLILDLTAARTVALRNALANDPVMAFVAVLHSFVLKIFYLYGLDSCLELTLQSANFSQTPGLADTPWAKEIDQRQEAWGQDLPKDPGALWDYLIQLDEVSRQMLFAHCASLSLNAVIEPWSRRSRAITHADQVARSIGFGMVGAGWTPTVDNYLGRVTKARILQAVREAKDEQSAQLIDHLKRPDMAREAARLLEGSGWLPEPLRLDSDETSSDKTATAIDQGSGDAEPDVEAADLPGFLTEDADVGDAVTDAQDGVQETHLDAAE, encoded by the coding sequence ATGGCACAGGCCATTCAGAAGATCACCCTCAGCGCCGCTCGCGATATTCCCTTCAACAAGCTGGTGCTCAGCCAGCAGAACGTCCGCAAGATCAAGGCGGGCGTCTCGATCAAGGATCTGGCCGAGGATATCGCTCGCCGCGGCCTGCTTTCGAGCTTGAGCGTCAGGCCCGAACGTGACGGTGGCGGCAAGGAGACAGGCATCTACCGTATTCCGGCAGGAGGGCGCCGGTATCGTGCCCTCGAACTGCTCGTCAGCCAGAAGCGGCTGGGCAAGACAGCCGGCGTTCCCTGCATCGTCAGCACCAGTGAAACGCTGGAGGTTGAGGATTCGCTTGCCGAGAACGTCAATCGGGTTCAACTGCATCCGCTCGATCAGTTCCATGCCTTCCAGACCTTACGTGAACAAGGTCTGGACGAGGAGGAGATTGCTGCCCGCTTCTTTATCTCCGCGGCGACGGTGAAGCAGCGGCTTCGGCTTGCCTCGGTCTCGCCGCGTCTCCTCGACCTCTATGCGAGCGACGAGATGAGCCTCGAACAAATCATGGCCTTCTCGATCACCAATGACCACGCCAAGCAGGAACAGGTGTGGGACACGGTCTCGCGCTCGCATGTGAAGGAGGCGTATTACATCCGCCGGCTGCTCACCGAGACGGCGGTCCGCGCCAGCGATCGCCGGGCGGTCTATGTTGGCGTCGACGTCTACGAGGCGGCCGGCGGCGTGGTCATGCGCGATCTGTTCGAGCAGGATCAGGGTGGTTGGCTTCAGGATCCGGCAACGCTGGAGCAACTGGTGTTCGACAAACTGAAGACCGACGCCGAGGCCCTGAAGTCTGATGAAGGCTGGAAATGGGTCGAGGCAGCCCTCGATTTCCCCTATGGCCATACGTCAGGTCTTCGCCGGTTCTACGGCGAACAGGCTGAGGTGTCGGCGGAAGAGATCAGCCGTTACGACGAGCTGAGGGCCGAGTATGACAAGCTCGATGCCGCATACGCGCAAGTCGAGGATCATTCCGAAGAGACCGAGAAGAGGCTCGAGGAACTCGGGACCGAACTCGATGGCCTGAACGACCGGCCGTATGTCTTCAATCCGCAGGATGTCGCACGCGGCGGTGTCTTCATCTCGCTCAGTGCGAACGGCGAGCTCAAGATCGAACGCGGTTTTGTTCGGCCCGAAGATGAGCCGACGGTCGAAGCTGATGATCGTCGTGCCGGCAGTTATGAAGACGACACCCATGAACAGGTGGCAAGTGCTGCTTCGTCCACCGACGGCATGTCCGTAAACGGCAAGGCCGTCTCCTCGGATCAATCCGAGGAGGAGGACGACACTACCCGGCCGCTTCCCGATCGCCTGATCCTCGATCTGACGGCGGCGCGAACGGTTGCGCTTCGCAATGCACTTGCCAACGATCCGGTCATGGCGTTCGTCGCCGTGCTCCACAGCTTCGTGTTGAAGATCTTCTATCTCTACGGTTTGGACTCATGCCTGGAACTCACGCTGCAGAGCGCGAACTTCAGTCAGACGCCGGGGCTTGCCGACACGCCCTGGGCCAAGGAGATCGATCAGCGACAGGAAGCCTGGGGGCAGGATCTGCCGAAGGATCCGGGCGCACTCTGGGATTACCTGATCCAGCTCGACGAGGTTAGCCGGCAGATGCTCTTTGCCCATTGCGCCAGTCTGTCGCTGAACGCAGTGATCGAACCGTGGAGCAGGCGCAGTCGCGCTATTACCCACGCAGATCAAGTCGCCCGCTCGATCGGCTTCGGCATGGTCGGGGCGGGGTGGACGCCGACGGTCGACAACTACCTCGGAAGGGTAACCAAAGCGAGGATCCTGCAGGCCGTTCGCGAGGCGAAGGATGAGCAATCCGCACAGTTGATTGACCATCTCAAAAGGCCGGACATGGCCCGTGAGGCAGCACGGCTTCTCGAAGGAAGCGGATGGCTGCCGGAGCCGCTGCGGCTCGACAGCGACGAGACATCGTCCGATAAGACTGCGACGGCGATCGATCAGGGCAGCGGGGATGCGGAGCCCGACGTCGAAGCAGCCGATCTCCCGGGCTTCCTGACCGAGGACGCCGATGTCGGTGATGCCGTCACCGATGCGCAAGACGGTGTTCAGGAAACCCACCTCGACGCGGCAGAGTAA
- a CDS encoding MFS transporter: protein MTPDRQFPRAAVVRRLLQSTTSPREDRIPWAAMAGIIATVTVFAVAQGLTYPLLSFILERQGTTPGLIGLSAAMTPLGFIVSSPFIPALARRVGGARLAILCSILAALTLIAIAWTQDVWAWKPLRFLLGFFANPLYVISETWLISITPAPRRGRIMGLYSSIVSGGFAIGPLSLGLVGTQGWPPFMIGVVSFLLCGLIVLAVVPRLPKMPHEGEATSVGGFFALAPLLLFAVFTAAAFEQILLSLFTVYGAALGSAEERIASLITCFIAGNAVVQILLGRVAEQFGSTRTMLCCALASLAGCLLLPSIFNSWLIWPLVFVWGGVSFGIYTMSLIQLGERFTGQALIAGNAAFAFVWGIGGIVGSPATGLAMQLIGHQGLPSSLGLLCCVLAVFLMAETRRRV, encoded by the coding sequence ATGACACCGGATCGCCAGTTTCCGCGTGCCGCTGTGGTTCGCCGGCTCTTGCAAAGCACGACATCACCGCGAGAGGATCGGATCCCATGGGCCGCGATGGCGGGCATCATCGCGACCGTTACGGTGTTCGCCGTGGCCCAGGGGCTGACCTATCCGCTGCTCAGCTTCATCCTGGAGCGACAGGGGACGACGCCCGGCCTGATCGGTTTGTCGGCGGCGATGACGCCGCTGGGTTTCATTGTATCCTCACCCTTCATTCCGGCGCTGGCGCGGCGTGTGGGCGGGGCGCGGCTTGCGATCCTGTGTTCGATCCTGGCGGCGCTTACCCTGATCGCCATTGCCTGGACGCAGGACGTCTGGGCCTGGAAGCCGCTGCGCTTCCTGCTCGGCTTCTTCGCCAATCCGCTTTACGTGATCAGCGAAACCTGGCTGATCTCGATTACGCCCGCGCCACGCCGGGGCCGCATCATGGGTCTGTATTCATCGATTGTTTCGGGTGGCTTCGCCATCGGCCCGCTGTCGCTCGGCCTGGTCGGCACGCAGGGTTGGCCGCCCTTCATGATCGGCGTCGTGTCCTTCCTTCTCTGCGGCCTGATCGTGCTTGCGGTCGTGCCGCGCCTGCCGAAGATGCCGCATGAAGGCGAGGCAACATCGGTCGGTGGCTTCTTTGCACTGGCGCCGCTCCTATTGTTCGCGGTTTTCACTGCTGCCGCCTTCGAGCAGATCCTGCTTTCCTTGTTCACGGTCTATGGCGCCGCGCTCGGCAGCGCCGAGGAGCGCATCGCTTCGCTCATCACCTGTTTCATCGCAGGCAATGCCGTGGTGCAGATATTGCTCGGGCGCGTGGCCGAACAGTTTGGCTCGACGCGGACCATGTTGTGCTGTGCACTGGCTTCGCTGGCCGGCTGCCTGCTGTTGCCGTCGATCTTCAACTCGTGGCTCATCTGGCCGCTCGTTTTCGTCTGGGGCGGGGTCTCGTTCGGGATCTACACCATGTCGCTGATCCAGCTCGGCGAGCGTTTCACCGGTCAAGCCTTGATCGCCGGTAACGCGGCATTCGCGTTCGTATGGGGCATCGGCGGCATCGTGGGCTCGCCCGCGACAGGACTGGCGATGCAACTGATCGGACATCAGGGGCTGCCATCGTCCCTTGGCCTGCTGTGCTGTGTACTGGCGGTATTTCTGATGGCGGAGACACGGCGGCGGGTCTGA
- a CDS encoding DUF1127 domain-containing protein: MPVGRAEVSRRHYSLAALRSTIATWDERTHFRWKLEQMSKDNPRLIDDIGLTRRQVEAEIAKPFWQR; this comes from the coding sequence ATGCCCGTGGGGCGGGCGGAAGTGTCGCGTCGGCACTACAGCCTGGCGGCCCTGCGAAGCACTATCGCGACCTGGGACGAGCGGACCCATTTTCGCTGGAAACTTGAGCAAATGTCGAAGGACAATCCCCGTTTGATCGACGATATCGGTCTGACGAGACGGCAGGTCGAGGCAGAGATCGCCAAGCCCTTCTGGCAACGATAA
- a CDS encoding dihydrofolate reductase family protein — translation MAKLVFGMNQSLDGYVDHLEMPTGPALFRHWIQQVRDLTGSVYGRRMYEIMRYWDEDRPEWSAEQREFAAAWRRQPKWVVSRSLKSVGPNATLVEDDIEAVIRGLRARLVGEIQVGGPDLARSLTDLGLIDEYRLYFHPVVLGRGKPFFAGPRPPLRLVTTDHVGEDVIRLTYVPA, via the coding sequence ATGGCGAAGCTCGTCTTTGGAATGAACCAGTCCCTGGACGGCTACGTCGACCACCTGGAAATGCCGACAGGCCCTGCGCTCTTTCGTCACTGGATACAGCAAGTGCGCGACCTGACGGGCAGTGTGTACGGTCGCCGCATGTACGAGATCATGCGTTATTGGGACGAAGACCGTCCTGAGTGGAGTGCGGAGCAGCGCGAGTTCGCGGCGGCGTGGCGGCGCCAACCGAAGTGGGTCGTGTCGCGCTCGTTAAAGTCAGTCGGTCCCAACGCCACACTTGTCGAGGATGACATCGAGGCGGTGATACGTGGCCTGAGGGCTCGGCTTGTTGGGGAGATCCAAGTTGGCGGACCAGATCTGGCACGAAGCCTAACCGACCTTGGTCTTATTGATGAGTATCGACTCTACTTCCACCCCGTCGTGCTTGGTCGCGGTAAGCCATTCTTCGCCGGCCCGCGGCCTCCACTCCGCCTTGTTACCACCGATCACGTTGGCGAGGACGTGATTAGGTTGACGTACGTTCCTGCTTAA
- a CDS encoding DUF2277 domain-containing protein — protein sequence MCRNIKPLFNFDPPATHEEIRDAALQFVRKVSGTTKPSKRNEAAFERAVNSVAGCARELLDSLETSQPPRDREEVAAKARARTAVRFA from the coding sequence ATGTGCCGGAATATTAAACCCCTGTTCAATTTTGATCCGCCAGCGACGCACGAGGAGATTCGTGATGCCGCGCTTCAGTTCGTGCGCAAGGTGAGCGGAACAACCAAACCATCGAAACGCAATGAGGCTGCGTTCGAGCGCGCGGTCAACTCGGTCGCGGGATGTGCCCGCGAGCTGCTTGATTCGCTGGAGACTTCCCAACCCCCTCGCGATCGCGAGGAAGTAGCCGCAAAGGCGCGCGCGAGAACGGCGGTCCGGTTCGCGTAA
- a CDS encoding SDR family oxidoreductase: MSNVWMITGAGRGMGLDFAKAALAAGHKVVATGRDPEKVAKAIGQSADLLVVKLDVNKSVDAEQAVRSAVERFGHIDVLVNNAASFFAGYFEELTPAQMDMQLMTSLIGPMNVTRAVLPVMRKQRAGKIISISSSAAFGGFEFGSAYAASKFALEGWMESVQAEVAPFGIQTMIVNPGFFRTELLTEESTNYAVPSIEDYAERRAQQLAFWKSYNGKQSGDPAKLAQALLTLTNLDELPARFIAGADAISTAEQKITSLQKQIDAHRQLSTSLGFDEVATPGN; encoded by the coding sequence ATGAGCAACGTATGGATGATCACAGGTGCCGGGCGCGGCATGGGGTTGGATTTCGCAAAGGCCGCTCTGGCTGCGGGTCACAAGGTGGTTGCGACTGGTCGTGATCCCGAAAAGGTGGCCAAAGCCATTGGACAGTCTGCAGACTTGCTTGTCGTCAAACTCGACGTGAACAAGTCCGTGGATGCCGAGCAGGCGGTGAGGTCGGCGGTCGAACGCTTTGGTCACATCGATGTGCTGGTCAACAACGCCGCAAGCTTCTTCGCTGGATATTTCGAGGAACTGACACCCGCCCAGATGGACATGCAACTGATGACGAGCCTCATCGGTCCGATGAACGTCACACGTGCCGTCCTTCCTGTCATGCGCAAACAGCGCGCCGGAAAAATCATCTCGATATCGTCGAGCGCGGCTTTCGGCGGCTTCGAGTTCGGCAGCGCCTATGCCGCTTCCAAGTTCGCCCTTGAAGGATGGATGGAGTCGGTCCAAGCCGAGGTCGCGCCATTCGGCATTCAGACCATGATCGTCAATCCAGGCTTCTTCCGCACGGAGCTTCTGACAGAGGAGTCGACCAATTACGCAGTCCCCTCGATCGAGGACTATGCCGAGCGGCGGGCACAACAGTTGGCGTTCTGGAAGTCCTACAATGGCAAGCAATCCGGTGACCCCGCCAAGCTTGCCCAGGCTTTGCTGACACTCACCAATTTGGACGAACTGCCAGCCCGCTTCATTGCAGGCGCAGACGCCATCAGCACCGCAGAACAAAAGATCACCAGTCTCCAGAAGCAGATCGATGCCCATCGGCAGCTCTCGACCTCTCTGGGGTTCGACGAAGTTGCCACCCCAGGCAACTGA
- a CDS encoding alpha/beta hydrolase, with amino-acid sequence MGNQIDSTLQHDGAASNSRRQLLKAGAALATLPIMAAASASAQAADVKATTTMTDAKSEEFINGMADLMAHSTRTPILRWPHEYGMDYEEIFFPAMDGVTIEGWFIPADSDRLIICNHPMPCNRYGYPGHLEPWTNFGGFEVNFLPEYKVLHDAGYNIIAYDMRNHGRSGTGSGGVNGHGVLEYRDVIGSMRYAKSRPDTKDMKTVLYSRCLGANATIVGMQKHPEEFEHIKAMIALQPVSPSIFVQTAVENQKIENGLERFDVAFHKRTGFHLADVWPMEYAKAVTVPTLVAQVRDDFLTKPSNVQEIYDTISSKDKKLFWIEGTDQRFQGYNYFGQNPQLVLDWFGTHISAV; translated from the coding sequence ATGGGCAACCAGATTGACTCTACCCTTCAACATGACGGTGCAGCGTCGAACAGCCGCCGGCAGCTTTTGAAAGCCGGCGCGGCACTCGCCACTCTTCCCATCATGGCCGCCGCCTCTGCCAGTGCGCAGGCCGCAGACGTGAAAGCGACAACGACGATGACCGACGCGAAATCAGAAGAATTCATCAACGGCATGGCCGATCTGATGGCGCACTCGACCCGCACTCCCATTCTGCGCTGGCCGCATGAGTATGGCATGGACTACGAGGAAATCTTCTTCCCCGCGATGGACGGCGTGACGATCGAGGGCTGGTTTATTCCCGCCGATTCAGATCGCCTGATCATCTGCAATCATCCGATGCCCTGCAATCGCTACGGATATCCGGGCCATCTTGAGCCGTGGACCAATTTCGGCGGCTTCGAGGTTAACTTCCTGCCGGAATACAAGGTCCTGCATGATGCGGGCTACAACATCATCGCCTATGACATGCGCAATCATGGCCGCAGCGGCACGGGCAGTGGCGGCGTCAACGGCCACGGCGTCCTCGAATATCGTGACGTCATCGGCTCGATGCGCTACGCGAAATCCAGACCCGACACCAAGGACATGAAAACGGTTCTCTACAGCCGCTGCCTTGGAGCCAACGCGACCATCGTCGGCATGCAGAAGCACCCGGAGGAGTTCGAACACATCAAGGCGATGATCGCGCTGCAGCCCGTCTCGCCGAGCATCTTCGTCCAGACAGCGGTGGAGAACCAGAAGATCGAGAATGGCCTCGAGCGCTTCGACGTCGCGTTTCACAAGCGGACCGGCTTTCATCTCGCCGACGTCTGGCCGATGGAATATGCCAAGGCGGTCACCGTGCCGACCCTCGTCGCCCAGGTTCGCGATGACTTCCTGACCAAACCGTCCAATGTTCAGGAAATCTACGACACGATCTCGTCGAAGGACAAGAAGCTGTTCTGGATTGAAGGGACTGACCAACGTTTCCAGGGATACAATTACTTCGGCCAGAACCCGCAGCTCGTTCTGGATTGGTTTGGCACTCACATTAGCGCTGTTTGA
- a CDS encoding DUF1330 domain-containing protein: MKKLVSSTAIAMAVAFGSTGHAQDLQAPGYMIANYTIKDQAGYQKYMEEAGPLAPKFGGKIIVFNLNATAVEGKPQSVMAIAEFPSVADAQRFYDSPEYTAARKFRVASTEGSVVITEGFVPPKQ; the protein is encoded by the coding sequence ATGAAGAAACTCGTTTCCAGCACAGCCATCGCCATGGCCGTGGCTTTCGGCTCGACGGGCCACGCACAGGATTTGCAGGCACCCGGCTACATGATCGCCAACTACACGATCAAGGATCAGGCGGGCTACCAGAAATATATGGAAGAAGCAGGCCCGCTTGCTCCGAAGTTCGGTGGAAAGATCATAGTCTTCAACCTGAATGCGACAGCAGTCGAAGGCAAGCCGCAGTCCGTCATGGCCATCGCCGAATTCCCGAGCGTTGCGGACGCGCAACGGTTCTACGACTCCCCGGAATATACGGCTGCCCGAAAGTTCCGTGTCGCGTCGACCGAAGGTTCAGTCGTGATCACCGAAGGCTTTGTTCCTCCCAAGCAGTGA
- a CDS encoding LysR family transcriptional regulator produces the protein MRKGDFSDLAVFIAVAEEGSFTRAAAKLGLSQSALSYAVRMLEERLKVRLLSRTTRSLSLTDAGEKLLNGLRPAFDHIDSELAALTALHDKPAGSIRITTFRHAAKTVLWPVLSKLLPEYPDISVEISLEEGLTDIVAGRFDAGIRLGEQVQKDMVAVKVSPDLRMAVVGSPSYFAKHKVPETPRDLGDHRCASYRQTTGGGLFAWEFERDGVELEVRVNGPLILNDGEMLEAAALDGLALAYTFESQVTHHITEGRLVRVLEDWCQPFSGYHLYYPSRRQHTPAFALLLEALRYKG, from the coding sequence ATGAGAAAAGGCGACTTCAGCGACCTGGCCGTATTTATTGCAGTCGCCGAAGAAGGTAGTTTTACCCGAGCCGCCGCCAAGCTGGGGCTGTCCCAATCGGCACTGAGCTACGCCGTCCGCATGCTGGAGGAACGCCTTAAAGTCCGATTGCTGTCACGAACAACCCGAAGCCTGTCGCTGACCGACGCCGGAGAAAAGTTGCTCAATGGCCTCCGGCCTGCCTTCGACCACATCGACAGTGAACTCGCGGCGCTCACGGCGCTTCACGACAAGCCCGCTGGATCGATCCGCATCACCACATTCCGGCATGCGGCGAAAACCGTGCTCTGGCCCGTGCTGTCGAAGCTCCTCCCGGAATATCCCGACATCTCCGTCGAAATCAGTCTGGAGGAAGGACTGACCGATATCGTTGCGGGTCGCTTCGATGCGGGCATCCGTTTGGGTGAGCAAGTCCAGAAAGACATGGTGGCAGTCAAGGTCAGCCCGGATTTGCGCATGGCTGTCGTCGGCTCGCCATCCTACTTCGCCAAACATAAGGTACCGGAAACGCCCCGCGACCTTGGCGACCATCGTTGCGCCAGTTATCGCCAGACCACGGGCGGCGGCCTCTTTGCATGGGAGTTCGAGCGGGACGGTGTCGAGCTCGAGGTCCGGGTCAATGGACCGCTCATTCTCAACGACGGCGAAATGCTGGAAGCGGCCGCCCTCGACGGGCTGGCGTTGGCCTACACGTTCGAAAGCCAGGTTACCCACCACATTACGGAAGGACGGCTGGTGCGGGTGCTGGAGGACTGGTGTCAGCCCTTCTCCGGCTATCACCTCTACTATCCGAGCAGACGCCAGCACACCCCGGCCTTCGCACTCCTGCTCGAAGCGCTCCGCTACAAGGGATAG
- a CDS encoding BA14K family protein, with the protein MKRLAIFALSLMTALTSGPPAMAFPTVAVPKIEVAEAQPVQYRRYRGGYDRGYRGGYRGYGGHGHHNGDDDWAWALGGLATGAIIGGLLAQPRYYGPSYYDQGYYDQGYYGPTYYRPRYYAPRNYRQVYYGGNTHTRWCYARYRSYRAYDNTFQPFHGPRRVCVSSYY; encoded by the coding sequence ATGAAAAGGTTAGCAATCTTTGCCCTGTCGCTGATGACGGCGCTGACGAGCGGCCCGCCGGCCATGGCGTTTCCCACCGTTGCCGTGCCGAAGATCGAAGTCGCAGAGGCGCAGCCGGTCCAGTACAGGCGTTACCGCGGCGGCTACGACCGTGGATACCGGGGCGGCTATCGGGGCTACGGCGGGCATGGACACCACAATGGTGACGACGATTGGGCATGGGCACTCGGCGGGCTCGCGACCGGCGCAATTATCGGCGGATTGCTGGCGCAGCCGAGGTATTATGGCCCCAGCTACTACGATCAGGGCTACTACGATCAGGGCTACTACGGGCCGACCTATTACCGTCCGCGCTACTACGCGCCGCGCAATTACCGCCAGGTCTATTATGGCGGCAACACACATACGCGCTGGTGCTATGCGCGCTACCGGTCCTACAGGGCTTACGACAACACGTTCCAGCCCTTCCACGGTCCGCGACGGGTGTGCGTCTCATCCTACTATTGA
- a CDS encoding aminotransferase class I/II-fold pyridoxal phosphate-dependent enzyme, whose protein sequence is MPIATVSSRMLAVTEEMRTVMDFARNVLEGDGLGPDACDFMFGNPQETPLRGFVDALIRHVEPRDVHWFGYKKYEALARETVARSLSQARSRDYKPDDIAITAGGFGAIAAALLAVLEVGEEVIYPRPGWFAYGAQIRGAAGTPLAVDLAPGTYDLDLERIEAAITPRTRVVVVNTPHNPTGRIFPRAQLDALADKLAAASERFGKVIYLLADEPYARLVFDGHAHISPAESYPHTLIAYSFGKTLLTPGERLGWLALGADMPESDRIRLREAVDMAQVSHGWAFAGRTLQRALPDLEKLSIDVAALARRRDRMVEGLRAAGYDLPVPEGTFYLIPRSPIPDDTAFAARLATEGVWVLPGSVAQLPGRLRISLTANDGMVERSLPVFARAIREVAA, encoded by the coding sequence GTGCCAATCGCCACCGTGTCAAGCCGGATGCTCGCCGTCACCGAGGAAATGCGCACGGTGATGGATTTTGCACGAAACGTCCTGGAGGGCGACGGCCTGGGGCCTGATGCCTGCGATTTCATGTTCGGCAATCCGCAGGAAACGCCGTTGCGCGGATTTGTCGATGCATTGATCCGCCACGTCGAGCCACGGGATGTTCACTGGTTCGGTTATAAAAAGTACGAAGCGCTGGCGCGCGAAACCGTGGCCCGTTCGCTCAGCCAGGCGCGAAGCCGGGACTACAAGCCAGACGACATTGCGATCACCGCGGGAGGGTTCGGCGCGATAGCGGCTGCGCTGCTCGCCGTGCTCGAGGTGGGAGAGGAAGTCATCTATCCGCGTCCCGGCTGGTTCGCCTATGGTGCCCAGATTCGCGGCGCGGCAGGGACACCCCTCGCCGTCGACCTAGCACCGGGAACTTATGACCTCGATCTCGAAAGGATCGAGGCAGCGATCACTCCGCGCACCCGCGTGGTGGTGGTCAACACGCCGCACAACCCGACCGGTCGCATCTTTCCCCGCGCTCAACTCGACGCGCTCGCCGACAAGCTCGCGGCCGCGTCCGAAAGATTTGGCAAGGTGATTTATCTCCTTGCCGACGAGCCCTATGCGCGACTGGTGTTTGACGGCCATGCGCATATCAGTCCGGCCGAGAGCTACCCGCACACGCTGATCGCCTATTCCTTCGGCAAGACCTTGCTCACGCCCGGCGAGCGCCTGGGCTGGCTCGCACTCGGGGCGGACATGCCCGAGTCCGATCGCATAAGGCTGCGCGAGGCTGTCGACATGGCGCAGGTTTCGCACGGTTGGGCTTTCGCCGGCCGTACCCTGCAGCGGGCACTGCCTGATCTCGAGAAGCTCAGCATAGATGTCGCAGCCCTCGCGCGCCGCCGCGATCGCATGGTCGAAGGCTTGAGGGCAGCGGGATACGACCTGCCGGTGCCTGAAGGTACTTTCTATCTCATTCCACGCTCCCCAATACCGGACGACACGGCCTTCGCGGCACGTCTCGCAACTGAAGGTGTCTGGGTGCTGCCCGGCAGCGTCGCCCAATTGCCTGGACGACTGCGGATCAGTTTGACTGCAAACGACGGCATGGTGGAGCGCTCTTTGCCCGTCTTTGCGCGAGCGATCCGGGAAGTCGCAGCCTAA